AAACTGACTATATATTCAGACTTTGGATACGATATTCTTGATTAGCATTTTATTGGTAAGCTTAAAGTTGCAAGATATTAGTGGTTTATATCCAACCAGTTAACTGAAATATGCTGAAGGAAGTGGTCACTCACCTCTCTTGGCCTGCAGTGTCCCAAAGCTGCATGGCTACCTGCATATTGTCCAATGTTAATGTCTTCACACTGTAGTCAAtacctgatttaaaaaacaacaacaacatataaTAACATATAATACATAATCGAACATAATATAAGGACACACTTCTCACATTTAATTTAGGTTTGATTTTACTTCTCGTTTTCACTACGAAGAAGCAATGATATAAATGGCCAGTAGGGGGATCAAAGTGCCTGTGCTTCATTCCAGCAGAAAAAGGGGTGAGAAAGGTGGTGACAACAAGGCATAAAAGGAGGATTGGAAAAGATGAAAGCGAGGATAAAGAAAATTCATCCAAAGTGACATAATCTGTAGTACAATGAGTGCCAGGGCTCTTAGACAGGCAGTGTGACTTCACAAGCCCTTTCATGTGATGCTAAATCGCCCCCCAGTATTCAGGAAAGGCATCCACAGCCACACTCGCACACATGCCCTTCAGATCTGTTTAAAACGGGCCCTGAAACATCAATAAAATATGACTGCCTTTCTTCTCACCCACAGTAGCAGTTGTGGAAGGGTGGAAACGGCCCTCACAGAAGGAGCGCAGCAGGGATGTTTTCCCAACGCTGGAATTTCCAACCAGGACCACTTTAAACAGGCGGTCTGGGGCAAACAGTTCTTTCGCCTTCTGTAGGCGAGCAATTAGAAAGACAGTTTCATTACCTCTCCAGTAACTTATCTAAAAGCATATATAAAAGTGGGGAGCCGTAAACACACCTGTGAGGTTTCCTTTCCCACAGGCTGTCCTCTTGGAGATACAGGTGGGGTCTTCTTCGATTGAGTAAAGTAGGATTTCCTTGCAGGAGGAGCTTCTTTTGACACTGAGATGTAACGTGGGGAAGCACTGAGGTCGCTCCTTCTGtcgtcttcttcctcctcatccctcTCGTCTTCCTCCTCGCTGAGCTGGTGCAGTAAGGGCTGAGGTCCTCCTTGGAGCAGGTGGGGCAGGTGGTCCTCTTCTATGGAGATGACTCTGCGGAGGGGCCACCCGTCCGGCGGGGCATCtaacacctcctcctcttctgccACCTTCTTATCAATTTCGACTTTCTTTGATTTGTCTCTGCTTCTCCCTAACACCCTCTTGCTGGTGGCCATTTTGGTGGACAGCCTTTTGGCCTTTGTCTTCACGTCGTGCACTTTAGGCAGAACGGGGCTGATGTGACCGTTGGCTAAGCCAGAGTTCCTATTCGCTGAAGGCCTTTGTTGGCACACAGGGCTGCTAGCAGCTGTGGTGGAGGGAGCAGGGGTGGCAGTGGTGGTGTCATCTTCACTAcaggaggaggaagcaacaaAAACGATTTGAAGGTGCTCTATAGGCAAGGCCTCCAGAGATAGGTAGGACCCATCCACCAACAGTGAGGCTCTTTGGGGACAGAGGAGAAACAGAGGATTTACTGGATCAATTCACTTGAGTTTTCTAATATTTCTACTTGATAATTTGGCTATTTTTTGTGAGTATAAGGAATCAGACATcctctgtttttcctcctttgaTGCATGATTTTTACATCACATTTGTCATTTGTTGCATAGGAAGCAATCTGACAGGGATGAATTCTGTTAAAAAGAGTACTTGAATGATGAATGAATCACCTTTTTGCCGGCTGGCTGCTGTCATCAAATATATTGCCGAGGCCCgctctctgcttctgcttctttcTGAGTGAGGTTCGAGGCTtgtttacaaaaagaaggtgCATTACTCAGCTATTCTAGTGCTGTAATCGAGTTAATGCAGTTACATAAAATACTATTTACTTACTACACCACAGCACAAGTCTCGCTCATCCTTTAAATGCTTGTTCATCTCTCTGGGAAGTTAAAGAAGGGATGTTAAAGAGTGTTTTGTGCTTTGCAAATCCTTGAACCTTGGAGTTTGATTCATAGGGTTTGGCCAGTTAGGACTAAACCAGGAGCCAAAATGAGTAAAACAATAGTTGTGGTCAGAAACTTATATCCACTCAACATTGGCATGAATGATTGTACAACTTTTGGATTGTCTCCAGTCCACACAGACTCAAAAGTGTGCATACAGGCTCATCAAAAACTCATGGACTATTACCCAAGTTTGAAAAGTGCTGGGTGTTCTCATTATACCTGAGGAGGTCAAGCTGCTTCATTAGACTTTGCTTTTCCCTCTGCAGTCCTTCAGTTACTCGGTACATTTCCCTGAAACAAGACAGAAGAAACTTGCTTTTAAATAGCTACTCTATGGCATCTGTTTGCACACTGCAGGGAAACACAGTTAATACAAACAATGCTTATACGCACATTTCTTTCTCCCGTTGTAGCCGGGAGGCCTGTTCCTGCAGTATAGCCAGCTGTTCCTGGGCCAGCACCAGCTCCTGGCTGGTGCTCTCCAGCGCTCTGGACAACTCATTGTTGGTCATTTTCAGTTTGACGTTCTCTACGTTGCTCTCCTGCTTCTCACTGCTCAGCTCAGAGCACTGGTGCTCTAACTAAACAGGGAGATATTCACAGGAGTTATAATACACTAATGCTGGGTAAGTGTACTTAGGGGATATCTGCACAGGGAACAAAACAGTGAGGTTTGGTGTAAATCCTCTCTACACGACAGATGTAATGCCACATGCCCACTATTCAATAGTTACACATAACAAATGTTTTTACAGAgagcttaatttttttttttgtcatgctgTTACAATGGTGGATGTTTCTTATTAAACATGACCGCAGAATTTCTTTGGGATGCTTCGTCCATATTAACTTACCCGTTTCTGCTTCTGGAAAAGCTGCTCCAAATCTCTCTCCTTCGTAAGAAGCTGGTGCTCCAGGTCCTGGCTGCGCAACTGAAGCCGCTCAGAGTCCTGCAGgaccagaagaagaaaaggttcAACTTGCGGTTAAAAGAAAGTGCACAAAATTAACTCGAAAGGTAAAAACACTGCTGTCAATATGATATAATCCTTAAGCAAAACTACGCTTACATCATTACTACTGCTTGTTCTCTCTCTTTGAAAGACCCAGGATTTATGATAATGCAGAAAGTGGTCTTCCACTTTACTGAAATAACTGTCTAGTGGTTGAGTGTGGAAGACTATCAGCTTCCATAAGgaactgcttttttttcctttttccttgtgttccatccatttgcttccgctta
The Astatotilapia calliptera chromosome 17, fAstCal1.2, whole genome shotgun sequence genome window above contains:
- the cracr2ab gene encoding ras and EF-hand domain-containing protein isoform X1, which translates into the protein MEEEEDGVNGFGRSPERRGSDWGCIALLDKTKEFFQTCDVEGKGFITRTDMRRLHRELPLSAEELEDVFDSLDTDHTGYLTLEAFTSGFSQFLHGRRISVTDDQNQAPGPVFRAKEALYQSQWEAKLSGVEDEEERHFCMLLESLGASNVFEDPDEVRSLWIQLRRDEPHLLSNFEEFLARVTHQIKEAHQEKKEMEIALQRKAATHDSEIRYLYEEMEAQIKNEKERLLLKDSERLQLRSQDLEHQLLTKERDLEQLFQKQKRLEHQCSELSSEKQESNVENVKLKMTNNELSRALESTSQELVLAQEQLAILQEQASRLQREKEMEMYRVTEGLQREKQSLMKQLDLLREMNKHLKDERDLCCGVPRTSLRKKQKQRAGLGNIFDDSSQPAKRASLLVDGSYLSLEALPIEHLQIVFVASSSCSEDDTTTATPAPSTTAASSPVCQQRPSANRNSGLANGHISPVLPKVHDVKTKAKRLSTKMATSKRVLGRSRDKSKKVEIDKKVAEEEEVLDAPPDGWPLRRVISIEEDHLPHLLQGGPQPLLHQLSEEEDERDEEEEDDRRSDLSASPRYISVSKEAPPARKSYFTQSKKTPPVSPRGQPVGKETSQKAKELFAPDRLFKVVLVGNSSVGKTSLLRSFCEGRFHPSTTATVGIDYSVKTLTLDNMQVAMQLWDTAGQERYRSITKQFFRKADGVVVMYDVTVEESFKAVWPWLTNVQEAAGEGIPILLLGNKMDMDEDREVSFKEAEQLAYENKVMFFEVSAYTGKNVTESLTHLARVLMEQEDRVRDTTVILSTQPVKKKACCK
- the cracr2ab gene encoding ras and EF-hand domain-containing protein isoform X2 codes for the protein MEEEEDGVNGFGRSPERRGSDWGCIALLDKTKEFFQTCDVEGKGFITRTDMRRLHRELPLSAEELEDVFDSLDTDHTGYLTLEAFTSGFSQFLHGRRISVTDDQNQAPGPVFRAKEALYQSQWEAKLSGVEDEEERHFCMLLESLGASNVFEDPDEVRSLWIQLRRDEPHLLSNFEEFLARVTHQIKEAHQEKKEMEIALQRKAATHDSEIRYLYEEMEAQIKNEKERLLLKDSERLQLRSQDLEHQLLTKERDLEQLFQKQKRLEHQCSELSSEKQESNVENVKLKMTNNELSRALESTSQELVLAQEQLAILQEQASRLQREKEMEMYRVTEGLQREKQSLMKQLDLLREMNKHLKDERDLCCGVPRTSLRKKQKQRAGLGNIFDDSSQPAKSEDDTTTATPAPSTTAASSPVCQQRPSANRNSGLANGHISPVLPKVHDVKTKAKRLSTKMATSKRVLGRSRDKSKKVEIDKKVAEEEEVLDAPPDGWPLRRVISIEEDHLPHLLQGGPQPLLHQLSEEEDERDEEEEDDRRSDLSASPRYISVSKEAPPARKSYFTQSKKTPPVSPRGQPVGKETSQKAKELFAPDRLFKVVLVGNSSVGKTSLLRSFCEGRFHPSTTATVGIDYSVKTLTLDNMQVAMQLWDTAGQERYRSITKQFFRKADGVVVMYDVTVEESFKAVWPWLTNVQEAAGEGIPILLLGNKMDMDEDREVSFKEAEQLAYENKVMFFEVSAYTGKNVTESLTHLARVLMEQEDRVRDTTVILSTQPVKKKACCK